The sequence below is a genomic window from Salinispira pacifica.
GTGTACACCGGCTGAAATGAGGGCGTTCCTCTGGTGTAATACAGCAGTTCCTGTCGTACGCTCATCCAGTTTTTTTGGGTTCCGTATCCGCGCTGATTTCTCATGGTAATAAAACTCCGGCTTCTGAGTTCTTCAAATTGCCGCATCATCAGCATAAATTCCGGAAGGGGCTGGAAATGATCGTTTTGGTCCGCTCCCAGCCAGATGTAAAAATTCAGATCCTCTGCGCATACTTCCAGAAGGGATCGTACCCAGGACTCGCTGAAACTGATGTATGCTTCCCGATCACCGGAAAACAGCTGGCGGCTGCTGCGCCCTCCCACTTTGAAATTATACGGGGGGTCGCAGAGAGCCAGTACAGGGGGGGATGACCGGAAATCCGGAGACTGAGTGAGACTTTTCAGAAAGTCCGGGTCACGGGCATCACCCGCAGCCACTACATGCCTTCCCCGGGGATCCTTCCACACCTCTCCGGGCTGCAGCCTGCAGTGGGGCAGGAGCAGGGACCGCAGTTCCGGGGATGTATCCAGCCTGGGGAGAGCTTCTTTCATGGTTCTCCGTCCAGCAGCTCCAGATGAATGCCCGAGTCCGCTTCCTTTTCCTTGCTTTGGATCATGCTCAGGAGCCTGGGGGGCAGAAATGCAGTCACCACTACATCCTGATCGCCGTACTCAGTTTCTATAACTCTTCCTTCCCGGTGGGCCAGAGAGATGATATCGCCCTTGTTGTGGGTCATGGTGAGCCGCACCTTCTGAAGGGTTTTGGAAATCTGGTGTTCCACGGCCTGTGCAAGCTCATCAAAACCTTCCCCGTTCTTTACAGAAATAAACAGGGCATCAGGATAGCGCTGACGCATAAAACTCTTCTGATCTCCCCGGGCTGCATCGCA
It includes:
- a CDS encoding DNA-methyltransferase gives rise to the protein MKEALPRLDTSPELRSLLLPHCRLQPGEVWKDPRGRHVVAAGDARDPDFLKSLTQSPDFRSSPPVLALCDPPYNFKVGGRSSRQLFSGDREAYISFSESWVRSLLEVCAEDLNFYIWLGADQNDHFQPLPEFMLMMRQFEELRSRSFITMRNQRGYGTQKNWMSVRQELLYYTRGTPSFQPVYTQIPRILKGYYRNQRSNEQRSRNENIRPGNVWVDLQQVFYRLEENVPGAYAQKPLQAMERVILSSSNADDTVIDSFSHAGTTLLASERLERRCITLDIDPIFAEISIRRVEHYRREGKTGWQWESPFPEITLEDISQ